In a genomic window of Pseudomonas mohnii:
- a CDS encoding carboxylate-amine ligase, with translation MSLAPRFGIEEEYFLTDLTTRQMLAEPGAELLSACREAIGEGFAYEMFQGQIEVASPVFTQASEAADFLGGVRERLNRVLAERGLGLLCAGSHPLARWREQHATRLPHFDQLFQEYRSVAQRSVLSGLHVHVEIPAGIDRMAVLNEVAPWLPLLLLLSCSSPYWEGMDSGFMSYRQVVCDGWPRMGIPEYFQNDSEYQRYLALLRRTGAIEDGGNGWWGIRPASRFPTLELRMTDACPRLADTVLLATLFRVMVAFAISSANPGAGYDATARWLLKENQWQAKRHGIEGRFVIDAGGEVISAEQWLEQLRSVLAPTAALIGEPGVYDAVQALLLSGNSARRQLDCHARAMAQGADAQRCLERVVDHLLQESRG, from the coding sequence CGCTTGTCGCGAAGCCATTGGCGAGGGATTTGCCTACGAGATGTTCCAGGGACAAATCGAAGTGGCCTCGCCTGTGTTTACCCAGGCCAGCGAGGCCGCCGATTTTCTCGGCGGCGTGCGTGAGCGCTTGAATCGCGTGCTGGCCGAACGCGGTCTGGGGCTGCTCTGCGCAGGCAGTCACCCGTTGGCGCGCTGGCGTGAGCAGCATGCGACAAGGCTGCCGCACTTCGATCAGCTGTTTCAGGAATATCGATCCGTGGCACAGCGCAGCGTGCTCAGTGGCCTGCATGTGCATGTGGAAATTCCTGCCGGGATCGATCGGATGGCGGTCCTGAACGAGGTGGCGCCCTGGTTGCCGTTGTTGCTGTTGCTCAGTTGCTCCTCGCCCTACTGGGAGGGCATGGACAGTGGTTTCATGAGTTATCGCCAGGTCGTTTGCGACGGCTGGCCGCGCATGGGCATCCCTGAATATTTTCAGAACGACAGCGAATACCAGCGTTATCTGGCGTTGCTGCGGCGTACCGGCGCGATTGAAGACGGCGGCAACGGATGGTGGGGGATTCGCCCGGCCAGTCGTTTTCCCACCCTGGAATTGCGCATGACCGATGCCTGCCCGCGTCTGGCCGACACGGTACTGTTGGCCACGTTGTTTCGAGTGATGGTCGCGTTCGCCATTTCAAGCGCCAACCCCGGCGCTGGATACGATGCGACAGCCCGCTGGTTGCTCAAGGAAAACCAGTGGCAGGCCAAGCGTCATGGGATCGAAGGGCGTTTTGTAATCGATGCAGGAGGCGAGGTGATCAGCGCCGAACAATGGCTCGAACAGCTGCGATCGGTATTGGCGCCCACCGCAGCGCTGATTGGCGAGCCGGGTGTTTACGATGCCGTCCAGGCACTGCTGCTGTCGGGCAACAGTGCCCGTCGTCAATTGGACTGCCATGCCCGGGCCATGGCCCAGGGCGCGGACGCACAGCGATGCCTTGAGCGAGTGGTCGATCATCTGTTGCAAGAAAGCCGCGGCTGA
- a CDS encoding copper chaperone PCu(A)C, with translation MTSLYAKRFKQLALGLSLIGMAWQASAQTLVNDAWVRATVAGQPSTGAFMTLQADTDSKLLSVQSPVAKTVQIHQMSMKDDVMKMGQVESVELPAGKPVSLDPGGYHVMLMDLNAQVQEGSKVPLTLVVENAKGEKETINVEAEARALGTMDHSKMMDHSKMQ, from the coding sequence ATGACTTCGTTGTACGCAAAGCGTTTTAAACAACTGGCCCTGGGCCTGTCCCTGATCGGCATGGCCTGGCAAGCATCGGCGCAAACCCTGGTCAACGACGCCTGGGTCCGCGCGACGGTGGCTGGCCAGCCTTCGACAGGGGCCTTCATGACCCTGCAGGCGGACACCGACAGCAAACTGCTGAGCGTACAGTCGCCCGTCGCCAAGACCGTGCAAATCCACCAGATGAGCATGAAAGACGACGTGATGAAAATGGGTCAGGTCGAGTCCGTCGAGCTGCCGGCCGGCAAACCGGTGAGCCTTGACCCGGGCGGCTACCACGTCATGTTGATGGACCTGAATGCCCAGGTTCAGGAAGGCAGCAAAGTGCCGCTGACCCTGGTCGTGGAAAACGCCAAGGGCGAGAAAGAAACGATCAACGTCGAAGCTGAAGCCAGGGCGCTGGGCACCATGGATCACAGCAAGATGATGGACCACAGCAAGATGCAATGA
- a CDS encoding SCO family protein translates to MSTLYTRRTVLQGMGLLSLGLLAGCDDSSKLSFKYGKDLSDKIMGRNFKLKDAQGETRMLGSYRGLMPMIFFGFTQCPAVCPTTLARAAQAKKLMGRDGERLQVIFITLDPERDTPQMLDKYVKAFDPSFQALYGTLEETAATAKEFGVFYEKVPSGDTYTLSHTATSYVFDSRGNLRLGLSASLTAKECAEDLLTVMEVC, encoded by the coding sequence ATGAGTACGTTGTATACCCGTCGCACAGTCCTTCAAGGCATGGGCCTGCTGAGCCTTGGCCTGCTCGCCGGCTGTGATGACAGCAGCAAGCTGTCGTTCAAGTACGGCAAGGATCTGAGCGACAAGATCATGGGGCGTAACTTCAAGCTCAAGGACGCCCAGGGCGAGACCCGGATGCTCGGCAGCTACCGTGGCCTGATGCCGATGATCTTCTTCGGTTTCACCCAATGCCCCGCGGTGTGCCCGACGACACTGGCCCGCGCCGCCCAGGCCAAGAAACTGATGGGCCGCGACGGCGAACGCCTGCAAGTGATCTTCATCACCCTGGACCCCGAGCGCGATACCCCGCAAATGCTCGACAAATACGTCAAGGCCTTCGACCCGAGCTTCCAGGCGCTCTATGGCACCCTGGAAGAAACCGCCGCCACCGCCAAGGAGTTCGGCGTGTTTTATGAAAAGGTCCCGAGCGGCGACACCTACACCCTCTCCCACACCGCGACCAGCTACGTCTTCGACTCCAGAGGCAACTTGCGCCTCGGGCTGTCCGCGTCCCTTACCGCAAAAGAGTGCGCAGAAGACCTGCTCACCGTCATGGAGGTCTGCTGA
- a CDS encoding OprD family porin produces the protein MSLKWNLVALAVSLGVSQLASAAGVEDQATAKGFVEGSSLNLLLRNFYFDRDGKNTAGDKQDWLQVTQGNFTSGFTQGTVGFGVDAYGYWGVKLDGGKGNADSGNLPVDSNGRPKDDFSSAGASIKARFSKTELHYGNLQPNNPVLATAGTRATPQTATGFNLLSSEIEGLNLDAGHFTASNGSTTTNNSHDLYAGYANVAAKSIDYLGGKYTLTDNLSMSLFASDLKDVWHQYYGNANYTIPFTADQSLNLDFNIYRTLDSGQSKAGAIDNTTWSMAAAYSFLSAHTVTLAFQKVHGDTPFDYVAVGNNKSGDLADSIFLANSVQYSDFNGPGEKSWQARYDLNMAAYGVPGLSFMTRYLNGDNIDGTHMPVGSAYQAYGYGSDGKHHETDFEAKYVVQTGPAKDLSMRVRQAWHRGNADQAEGDYNETRLIVDYPISIF, from the coding sequence ATGTCTTTGAAGTGGAATTTGGTGGCGCTGGCTGTTTCACTGGGTGTTAGTCAACTAGCGTCGGCCGCTGGTGTGGAAGACCAAGCGACTGCCAAGGGGTTTGTTGAAGGCAGCAGTTTGAACCTCCTACTTCGCAACTTTTATTTTGATCGTGACGGTAAAAATACGGCGGGCGACAAACAGGACTGGTTGCAAGTGACACAAGGCAACTTCACTTCCGGCTTCACCCAAGGCACCGTCGGCTTTGGTGTGGATGCTTACGGGTATTGGGGGGTGAAGCTGGACGGTGGCAAAGGCAATGCGGATTCCGGCAACTTGCCGGTCGACAGCAACGGCCGGCCGAAGGATGACTTTAGCAGCGCAGGCGCGTCGATCAAGGCCCGGTTCTCCAAGACTGAACTGCACTATGGCAACTTGCAGCCCAACAACCCGGTCCTGGCCACGGCGGGTACGCGTGCTACGCCTCAAACGGCGACCGGTTTCAACCTGTTGAGCAGCGAAATCGAAGGGTTGAACCTCGACGCCGGGCACTTCACCGCCAGTAACGGTTCGACCACAACCAACAATAGCCATGACCTGTATGCCGGTTATGCAAACGTGGCGGCCAAGAGTATTGACTACCTTGGCGGCAAGTACACGCTGACCGATAACTTGTCCATGAGCTTGTTTGCATCGGACCTCAAAGACGTCTGGCACCAATACTATGGCAATGCCAACTACACGATCCCGTTCACTGCCGATCAGTCACTGAACCTGGACTTCAATATCTACCGCACCCTCGATTCCGGCCAGTCCAAAGCCGGCGCCATCGACAACACCACTTGGTCGATGGCTGCGGCGTACTCTTTCCTGAGTGCTCACACCGTTACACTGGCGTTCCAGAAAGTTCATGGCGACACGCCGTTTGACTATGTGGCCGTTGGTAATAACAAGTCGGGTGATTTGGCCGACTCCATCTTCCTGGCCAACTCGGTTCAGTACTCTGACTTTAACGGTCCAGGCGAAAAATCCTGGCAGGCCCGTTACGACCTGAACATGGCGGCCTATGGCGTGCCGGGGCTGAGCTTTATGACGCGCTACCTGAACGGCGACAATATCGACGGCACCCACATGCCGGTCGGCAGCGCCTACCAGGCCTATGGTTATGGCTCTGACGGCAAGCACCACGAAACCGACTTCGAAGCCAAATACGTGGTGCAGACCGGTCCAGCCAAAGACTTGTCGATGCGGGTGCGTCAAGCCTGGCACCGCGGTAACGCCGATCAGGCGGAAGGGGATTACAACGAAACCCGTCTGATCGTGGATTACCCGATCTCGATTTTCTAA
- the nirB gene encoding nitrite reductase large subunit NirB has translation MNSNVATLNKLQTLVVIGNGMVGHHCVEQLIERGALDRYRLHVFSEEPMRAYDRVHLSEYFSGRDAESLALSDASLYQTPGVTLHLGVPVLEIDRERRQVITAQGCVSYDKLVLATGSYPFVPPIEGAEGDSRLVYRTLEDLDAIRAAAANARRGVVVGGGLLGLEAANALKRLGLEAHVVEFAPRLMPVQLDDLGGLALKAQIERLGVGVHLSRATQSISAGEDYRYRMNFANDEFLETDLVVFSAGIRAQDALARQCALEIGPRGGVVIDDTCLSCDPNIYAIGECASWNGSLFGLVAPGYQMARSVAARLCDDVAEPFQGADMSTKLKLLGVDVGSIGDAHANTPGARSYQFIDETSAGYRRLVVDATGKRVLGAVLIGDNSYYDTLLQYMQNAIALPSEPAALILPSSEGAPTLGPGALPEAATICSCHNVTKGAICSAIDGGCTDLGLLKSQTKACTGCGGCAGLLKQVFEHELTARGVSVDKSLCEHFAYTRQELYALVRVEGLITFDKLLARHGRGHTGCDVCKPAVGSILASCWNQPIMDPSLVPLQDTNDTFMANMQKNGTYSVVPRIPGGEITADKLIAIGVVAKKYDLYTKITGGQRIDLFGAQLHELPDIWAELIEAGFETGHAYGKSTRTVKSCVGSTWCRYGVQDSVQMALTLEDRYKGLRSPHKLKFAVSGCTRECAEAQSKDVGVIATEKGWNLYIAGNGGMRPRHAELFATDLDDATLIRYIDRFLMFYIRTADKLQRTSVWRESLEGGLDYLKDVILHDSLGLGAELESQMQLVVNRYECEWANALKDPEKLKRFRTFVNDKRPDPDIHFVQERGQRRPIMAAELNLIPVTEETV, from the coding sequence ATGAATTCCAATGTAGCCACGTTAAACAAGCTGCAAACGCTGGTCGTGATCGGCAACGGCATGGTCGGACATCATTGTGTGGAACAGTTGATCGAGCGCGGAGCCCTTGATCGCTATCGCTTGCACGTCTTCAGCGAAGAGCCGATGCGCGCTTACGACCGTGTGCACCTTTCCGAATACTTCTCCGGCCGCGACGCCGAGTCGTTGGCGCTGAGCGATGCATCGTTGTACCAGACGCCCGGCGTCACCCTGCACCTGGGGGTGCCGGTGCTGGAAATCGACCGCGAGCGTCGTCAGGTCATCACCGCGCAAGGGTGTGTCAGCTACGACAAACTGGTCCTGGCCACCGGCTCCTACCCCTTTGTGCCGCCGATTGAAGGCGCTGAAGGCGACTCGCGCCTGGTCTATCGCACCCTCGAAGACCTCGACGCCATTCGAGCGGCGGCGGCCAATGCCCGGCGCGGCGTCGTGGTCGGCGGTGGCCTGCTCGGTCTGGAAGCGGCCAACGCGCTCAAGCGCCTGGGCCTTGAAGCCCACGTCGTGGAGTTCGCCCCGCGCCTGATGCCGGTGCAACTGGACGATCTGGGTGGCCTGGCGCTCAAGGCACAAATCGAACGCCTGGGCGTCGGCGTGCACCTGTCCCGCGCCACGCAATCGATCAGCGCCGGTGAGGACTATCGCTATCGGATGAATTTTGCCAACGACGAATTCCTCGAAACCGACCTGGTGGTGTTCTCCGCCGGTATCCGTGCGCAAGACGCGCTGGCTCGCCAATGTGCGCTGGAGATCGGCCCCCGCGGTGGCGTGGTGATCGACGACACCTGCTTGAGCTGCGACCCGAACATCTACGCCATCGGCGAGTGCGCATCGTGGAATGGCAGCCTGTTCGGCCTGGTTGCTCCCGGCTATCAAATGGCGCGCAGCGTTGCCGCGCGGCTGTGTGATGACGTGGCCGAGCCGTTCCAGGGGGCGGACATGTCGACCAAGCTCAAACTGCTGGGCGTCGACGTCGGCTCCATCGGCGACGCCCACGCGAATACACCGGGTGCCCGCAGCTACCAGTTCATCGACGAGACGAGCGCCGGCTACCGGCGCCTGGTGGTGGACGCCACCGGCAAGCGCGTGCTTGGTGCGGTGCTGATCGGCGACAACAGCTACTACGACACCCTGCTGCAATACATGCAGAACGCGATTGCCTTGCCGTCCGAACCGGCCGCGCTGATTCTGCCGTCGTCCGAAGGCGCGCCGACCCTGGGGCCGGGCGCCTTGCCGGAAGCGGCGACGATCTGCTCTTGCCATAACGTGACCAAGGGCGCCATCTGCTCGGCCATCGACGGCGGTTGCACCGACCTGGGTCTGCTCAAGTCACAGACCAAGGCCTGTACCGGCTGCGGCGGTTGCGCCGGTCTGCTCAAGCAAGTGTTCGAGCATGAGTTGACCGCCCGGGGCGTCAGTGTCGACAAGAGCCTGTGCGAGCACTTCGCCTACACCCGCCAGGAGCTGTATGCGCTGGTTCGGGTGGAAGGGCTCATCACCTTCGACAAACTGCTGGCCAGACATGGCCGGGGTCACACCGGTTGCGACGTGTGCAAGCCGGCCGTGGGCTCGATCCTCGCCTCGTGCTGGAACCAGCCGATCATGGACCCGTCGCTGGTGCCGTTGCAGGACACCAACGACACCTTCATGGCCAACATGCAGAAGAACGGCACCTATTCGGTGGTGCCGCGCATTCCCGGTGGCGAGATCACGGCCGACAAGCTGATTGCCATAGGCGTGGTCGCGAAGAAATACGACCTCTACACCAAGATCACCGGCGGCCAGCGCATCGACCTGTTCGGCGCCCAGTTGCATGAGCTGCCGGACATCTGGGCCGAGTTGATCGAAGCCGGTTTCGAAACCGGGCACGCCTACGGCAAATCGACCCGTACGGTGAAATCTTGCGTCGGCAGCACCTGGTGCCGCTACGGCGTGCAGGACAGCGTGCAAATGGCCCTGACCCTCGAGGATCGCTACAAGGGCCTGCGTTCGCCGCACAAGCTCAAGTTCGCCGTGTCCGGTTGCACCCGCGAGTGCGCCGAGGCGCAAAGCAAGGACGTCGGCGTGATTGCCACCGAGAAAGGCTGGAACCTCTACATCGCCGGCAACGGAGGCATGCGTCCACGTCACGCCGAGCTGTTCGCCACCGACCTGGATGACGCGACCCTGATCCGCTACATCGACCGCTTCCTGATGTTCTACATCCGCACCGCCGACAAACTGCAGCGCACCTCGGTCTGGCGCGAAAGCCTCGAGGGCGGCCTGGATTACCTCAAGGACGTGATCCTCCACGACAGCCTGGGCCTGGGCGCCGAACTGGAGTCGCAGATGCAGCTGGTGGTCAACCGCTATGAATGCGAGTGGGCCAACGCCCTCAAGGACCCGGAAAAGCTCAAGCGCTTCCGCACCTTCGTCAACGATAAACGCCCGGACCCGGACATTCACTTTGTTCAGGAACGTGGTCAACGCCGGCCGATCATGGCGGCCGAACTCAACCTGATCCCTGTTACCGAGGAGACTGTCTGA
- the nirD gene encoding nitrite reductase small subunit NirD, translating into MTQSNTQRVETGVSAVWQSVCSQQDLVNDSGVVVWLDGAQVALFYLPGVEGKNLYAIDNHDPQSGANVIGRGLVGSLKGDLVVASPIYKQHFRLEDGTCLEYPQQRLRVWPVRLNDGVVEVGVA; encoded by the coding sequence ATGACTCAGTCCAATACCCAACGCGTTGAAACCGGTGTGTCAGCCGTCTGGCAATCGGTGTGCAGCCAACAGGATCTGGTGAATGACTCCGGTGTGGTGGTGTGGCTGGACGGCGCGCAAGTGGCGCTGTTCTACCTGCCGGGCGTCGAGGGAAAAAACCTCTACGCCATCGACAATCACGACCCGCAATCGGGGGCCAATGTCATCGGCCGCGGTCTGGTCGGCAGCCTCAAGGGCGATCTGGTGGTGGCGTCACCGATCTACAAGCAGCATTTTCGCCTGGAGGACGGCACCTGCCTGGAGTACCCGCAACAGCGTCTGCGGGTCTGGCCGGTGCGGTTGAATGATGGGGTCGTGGAGGTCGGGGTGGCCTGA
- the ilvD gene encoding dihydroxy-acid dehydratase — protein sequence MNDKDDLRKHSSQVIDGVEAAPARAMLRAVGFTDEDFKKPQIGIASTWAMVTPCNMHIDKLAIEAEKGANAAGAKGVIFNTITISDGIANGTEGMKYSLVSREVIADSIEVVAGCEGFDGLVTLGGCDKNMPGCLIGMARLNRPSIFVYGGTIRPGAGHTDIISVFEAVGQHARGDISEIQVKQIEEVAIPGPGSCGGMYTANTMASAIEALGMSLPGSSSQDAIGSDKASDSFRAGQQVMELLKLDLKPRDIMTRKAFENAIRVVIALAGSTNAVLHLLAMAHAVDVELTLDDFVELGKVSPVVADLRPSGKYMMSELVAIGGIQPLMKRMLAAGMLHGDVLTVTGKTLAENLAHVPDYPAGQDVILPFDQPIKKDSHLVILRGNLSPTGAVAKITGKEGLRFEGTARVYHGEEDALAGILNGEVQPGEVIVIRYEGPKGGPGMREMLSPTSAVMGKGLGKEVALITDGRFSGGSHGFVVGHITPEAFDGGPIALIENGDNITIDAETRQITVDVSDAELAERKSRWVRPESKYTRGVLAKYAKTVSSASEGAVTDKYL from the coding sequence ATGAACGATAAAGACGATCTGCGCAAACACTCCTCTCAAGTCATCGACGGCGTGGAGGCCGCACCCGCCCGCGCCATGCTCCGTGCAGTGGGCTTCACCGACGAAGACTTCAAGAAACCGCAAATCGGCATTGCCTCCACCTGGGCTATGGTCACACCTTGCAACATGCACATCGACAAACTCGCGATCGAAGCCGAAAAAGGCGCGAATGCAGCCGGTGCCAAGGGCGTGATTTTCAACACCATCACCATTTCCGACGGCATCGCCAACGGCACCGAAGGCATGAAATATTCGCTGGTCTCCCGTGAGGTGATTGCCGACTCCATCGAGGTGGTGGCCGGTTGCGAAGGCTTCGACGGACTGGTGACCCTGGGCGGTTGCGACAAAAACATGCCGGGCTGCCTGATCGGCATGGCGCGGCTGAACCGGCCGTCGATCTTCGTCTATGGCGGCACCATCCGCCCCGGTGCCGGACACACCGACATCATTTCCGTGTTCGAGGCCGTGGGCCAGCACGCGCGCGGCGACATCAGCGAGATCCAGGTCAAACAGATCGAGGAAGTGGCCATTCCCGGCCCCGGTTCCTGCGGCGGCATGTACACCGCCAACACCATGGCGTCGGCCATCGAGGCGCTGGGCATGAGCCTGCCCGGTTCCAGCTCCCAGGACGCCATCGGCAGCGACAAGGCTTCGGACAGTTTCCGGGCCGGCCAGCAGGTCATGGAACTGCTCAAGCTTGACCTCAAACCGCGCGACATCATGACCCGCAAGGCCTTCGAAAATGCCATCCGCGTGGTGATCGCCCTCGCCGGCTCGACCAACGCCGTGTTGCACCTGTTGGCCATGGCCCATGCGGTCGATGTCGAACTGACCCTCGATGACTTCGTCGAGCTGGGCAAGGTTTCTCCCGTGGTCGCCGACCTGCGCCCCAGCGGCAAATACATGATGAGCGAACTGGTGGCCATCGGCGGCATTCAACCCTTGATGAAACGCATGCTGGCAGCCGGGATGCTGCATGGCGATGTGCTGACCGTCACCGGCAAGACCCTGGCCGAAAACCTCGCGCACGTCCCCGACTACCCGGCCGGCCAGGACGTGATCCTGCCCTTCGACCAACCGATCAAGAAGGACTCGCACCTGGTGATCCTGCGCGGCAATCTCTCGCCCACCGGTGCCGTGGCCAAGATCACCGGCAAGGAAGGCCTGCGCTTTGAAGGCACGGCACGGGTCTACCACGGCGAAGAAGATGCGCTGGCGGGCATCCTCAACGGTGAAGTGCAACCGGGCGAAGTGATCGTGATTCGTTACGAAGGCCCCAAGGGCGGGCCGGGCATGCGCGAAATGCTCTCGCCGACCTCGGCGGTGATGGGCAAGGGATTGGGCAAGGAGGTGGCGCTGATCACCGACGGCCGTTTCTCCGGCGGCTCACACGGTTTTGTCGTGGGGCATATCACGCCCGAGGCGTTTGACGGCGGACCGATTGCGCTGATCGAAAACGGTGACAACATCACCATCGACGCCGAAACCCGACAGATCACGGTCGATGTGTCCGATGCCGAACTGGCCGAACGCAAGAGTCGTTGGGTGCGGCCGGAATCGAAGTACACACGCGGGGTGCTGGCCAAGTACGCGAAGACCGTGTCCAGCGCCTCTGAAGGCGCCGTCACGGACAAATACCTCTAA
- the mqo gene encoding malate dehydrogenase (quinone) has protein sequence MFKKVNTALLGLALSLGMTTAQAEEARKVDVLLIGGGIMSATLGVWLNELEPGTSMEMIERLDGVALESSNGWNNAGTGHSALAELNYTPEDENGKVSIPKAVEINEAFQISRQFWAWQVQQGVLKNPRSFINSTPHMSFVWGDDNIKFLKKRYEALQASPLFAGMQYSEDPAVIKKWVPLMMEGRDPNQKVAATWSPIGTDVNFGEITRQFVAHLQTTPKFDLKLSSEVQDITKNADGSWRVSYKNLKDGSKSETDAKFVFIGAGGGALHLLQKSGIPEAREYAGFPVGGSFLVTENPAIAEQHLAKAYGKASVGAPPMSVPHLDTRVLDGKRVILFGPFATFSTKFLKEGSYLDLLTTTTTHNVWPMTKVGIKEYPLVEYLAGQLMLSDEDRLNALKEYFPNAKAEDWRLWQAGQRVQIIKRDEAAGGVLKLGTEIVASQDGTIAGLLGASPGASTAAPIMLSVLQKVFKDKVATPAWQEKLHQIVPSYGTALNASPEKVAQEWAYTAKVLELTPPPVIGQVAAPAVEAEKPKAPKENASTDMAL, from the coding sequence ATGTTTAAAAAAGTGAACACGGCCCTGCTGGGGCTGGCCCTGTCGTTGGGGATGACGACGGCCCAGGCCGAAGAAGCCAGGAAAGTCGACGTGCTGCTGATTGGTGGCGGCATCATGAGTGCGACCCTTGGCGTCTGGCTCAATGAGCTGGAACCCGGCACCTCGATGGAAATGATCGAGCGTCTCGATGGCGTCGCCCTGGAGAGCTCCAACGGCTGGAACAACGCCGGTACCGGTCACTCCGCCCTGGCCGAATTGAACTACACCCCGGAAGACGAGAACGGCAAAGTCTCGATCCCGAAAGCCGTTGAAATCAACGAAGCTTTCCAGATCTCCCGTCAGTTCTGGGCCTGGCAGGTTCAGCAAGGCGTGCTGAAAAACCCGCGTTCGTTCATCAACTCCACGCCGCACATGAGCTTTGTGTGGGGCGATGACAACATCAAGTTCCTGAAAAAGCGCTATGAAGCCCTGCAAGCGAGCCCGCTGTTCGCCGGCATGCAGTACTCCGAAGACCCGGCGGTGATCAAGAAGTGGGTTCCGCTGATGATGGAAGGGCGTGACCCGAACCAGAAAGTCGCGGCCACCTGGTCTCCGATCGGCACCGATGTGAACTTCGGCGAAATCACGCGTCAATTCGTTGCTCACCTGCAAACCACGCCGAAATTCGACTTGAAGCTGTCCAGCGAAGTGCAGGACATCACCAAGAACGCAGATGGCAGCTGGCGCGTCAGCTACAAAAACCTCAAAGACGGCAGCAAATCCGAAACCGACGCCAAATTCGTGTTCATCGGCGCTGGCGGCGGTGCCCTGCACCTGCTGCAGAAGTCCGGCATTCCTGAAGCCAGGGAATACGCAGGCTTCCCGGTGGGTGGCTCGTTCCTGGTGACCGAAAACCCGGCCATCGCCGAGCAACACCTGGCCAAGGCCTACGGCAAAGCCTCCGTTGGCGCACCGCCGATGTCGGTTCCGCACCTGGACACCCGCGTGCTGGACGGCAAGCGCGTGATCCTGTTTGGCCCGTTCGCGACCTTCTCGACCAAGTTCCTCAAGGAAGGTTCGTACCTGGACCTGCTGACCACCACGACCACGCACAACGTGTGGCCAATGACCAAGGTCGGCATCAAGGAATACCCGCTGGTGGAGTACCTGGCCGGTCAGTTGATGCTGTCGGATGAAGACCGCCTCAATGCCCTGAAGGAATACTTCCCGAACGCCAAGGCTGAAGACTGGCGCCTGTGGCAAGCGGGCCAGCGCGTGCAGATCATCAAGCGTGATGAAGCCGCCGGTGGCGTACTGAAGCTGGGCACCGAGATCGTCGCTTCCCAGGACGGCACCATCGCCGGCCTGCTGGGCGCATCGCCAGGCGCTTCGACCGCTGCACCGATCATGCTGTCGGTACTGCAGAAAGTCTTCAAGGACAAGGTCGCGACCCCGGCCTGGCAAGAGAAGCTGCACCAGATCGTGCCGAGCTACGGCACTGCGCTCAATGCCAGCCCCGAGAAAGTGGCGCAAGAGTGGGCCTACACCGCCAAGGTGCTGGAACTGACTCCGCCACCAGTGATCGGTCAGGTTGCTGCTCCGGCTGTCGAGGCTGAAAAGCCGAAGGCGCCAAAGGAGAACGCCTCGACGGATATGGCGTTGTAA
- a CDS encoding M24 family metallopeptidase: MTMALSGKEAVGERYELESMRHAQQMTWKAIDQIARVITPGMRESEAQLLGKQVLSELGMDRIWHPLLVRFGANTLKTFKQRSDGDPQLGEEDIFFIDMGVVWQGHEGDAGATFTTGSDPQMIACAAAAKDLFDRVKSFWRSERVSGVALYDYAAAQATAMGWRLNLDIKGHRVSDFPHAIYRGGDLGDLDQCPNTGLWILEIQIAHPERPFGAFYEDLLI, encoded by the coding sequence ATGACCATGGCCCTGAGCGGTAAAGAAGCGGTAGGCGAACGTTACGAACTGGAATCGATGCGCCATGCGCAGCAAATGACCTGGAAGGCGATCGATCAGATTGCCCGCGTCATCACTCCGGGCATGCGCGAGTCCGAGGCGCAGTTGCTCGGCAAGCAGGTGTTGTCCGAACTGGGCATGGATCGAATCTGGCATCCACTGCTGGTGCGCTTCGGTGCCAATACGCTCAAGACGTTCAAGCAGCGTTCCGATGGCGACCCGCAATTGGGCGAAGAGGACATTTTCTTCATCGACATGGGCGTGGTCTGGCAGGGCCACGAAGGGGATGCCGGCGCAACATTCACCACCGGTTCCGATCCGCAAATGATCGCCTGTGCGGCGGCGGCCAAGGATCTGTTTGACCGGGTCAAAAGCTTTTGGCGCAGCGAGCGGGTGTCCGGCGTGGCGCTTTATGACTATGCCGCCGCTCAGGCAACGGCCATGGGCTGGAGGCTCAATCTGGACATCAAGGGTCACCGGGTCAGCGATTTTCCCCATGCGATCTACCGGGGTGGCGACCTCGGGGATCTGGATCAATGCCCGAATACCGGCCTGTGGATTCTGGAAATCCAGATCGCCCATCCCGAGCGTCCCTTCGGCGCGTTCTATGAGGATTTGCTGATTTGA